The following coding sequences are from one Pseudomonas oryzae window:
- a CDS encoding class II fumarate hydratase translates to MSRIETDSLGPIEVPDEAYWGAQTQRSLINFAIGGEHMPLAVIHALALIKKAAARVNARSGELPADIAALIERAADEVLAGHLDGQFPLVVWQTGSGTQSNMNVNEVIAGRANELAGQARGGKSPVHPNDHVNRAQSSNDCFPTAMHIAVVLAVHAQLLPALHELRDGLAEQARRHADLVKTGRTHLMDATPITFGQELSAFVAQLELADQAIHAALPAVCQLAQGGTAVGTGLNAPQGFAEAIAREISELSGQLFVSAPNKFAALAGHEPLVALSGALKTLAVALMKLANDLRLLGSGPRAGFAEVRLPANEPGSSIMPGKVNPTQCEALSMLACQVLGNDTTVSFAASQGHLQLNVFKPVIVHNLLQSIRLLGDGCRNFNEHCVRDMQPDAARMAEHLERGLMLVTALNPHIGYDKAAQIAKKAYAEGLSLREAALALGYLSNEEFDRWVRPEQMLQPGAQG, encoded by the coding sequence ATGAGCCGCATCGAAACCGACAGCCTGGGGCCGATCGAAGTCCCCGACGAAGCCTACTGGGGCGCGCAGACCCAGCGCTCGCTGATCAACTTCGCCATCGGCGGCGAACACATGCCGCTGGCGGTGATCCACGCCCTGGCGCTGATCAAGAAGGCCGCCGCGCGGGTCAACGCGCGCAGCGGCGAGCTGCCGGCGGACATCGCCGCGCTGATCGAACGGGCGGCCGACGAGGTGCTCGCCGGCCACCTCGACGGGCAGTTCCCGCTGGTGGTCTGGCAGACCGGCAGCGGCACGCAGAGCAACATGAACGTCAACGAGGTGATCGCCGGACGCGCCAACGAGCTGGCCGGCCAGGCGCGCGGCGGCAAGAGTCCGGTGCACCCCAACGATCACGTCAACCGCGCGCAGAGTTCCAACGACTGCTTCCCCACCGCGATGCACATCGCCGTGGTGCTGGCCGTCCACGCGCAGCTGCTGCCGGCGCTGCACGAACTGCGGGACGGCCTCGCCGAGCAGGCCCGGCGGCACGCCGATCTGGTGAAGACCGGGCGCACGCACCTGATGGACGCCACGCCGATCACCTTCGGCCAGGAGCTGTCGGCCTTCGTCGCCCAGCTGGAGCTGGCCGACCAGGCCATCCACGCCGCGCTGCCGGCGGTCTGCCAACTGGCCCAGGGCGGTACGGCGGTGGGCACCGGGCTGAATGCGCCGCAGGGCTTCGCCGAGGCCATCGCCCGCGAGATCAGCGAACTGTCCGGGCAACTGTTCGTCAGCGCGCCCAACAAGTTCGCCGCCCTCGCCGGCCACGAGCCGCTGGTCGCCCTGTCCGGAGCGCTGAAGACCCTGGCGGTGGCGCTGATGAAGCTGGCCAACGACCTGCGCCTGCTCGGCTCCGGGCCGCGCGCGGGGTTCGCCGAGGTGCGCCTGCCGGCCAACGAGCCGGGCAGCTCGATCATGCCCGGCAAGGTCAATCCGACCCAGTGCGAGGCGCTGTCGATGCTCGCCTGCCAGGTGCTCGGCAACGACACCACGGTGAGCTTCGCCGCCAGCCAGGGCCACCTGCAGCTCAACGTGTTCAAACCGGTGATCGTGCACAACCTGCTGCAGTCGATCCGCCTGCTCGGCGACGGCTGCCGCAACTTCAACGAGCACTGCGTGCGCGACATGCAGCCGGACGCCGCGCGCATGGCCGAACACCTGGAGCGCGGCCTGATGCTGGTCACCGCGCTCAACCCGCACATCGGCTACGACAAGGCCGCGCAGATCGCCAAGAAGGCCTACGCGGAAGGCCTCAGCCTACGCGAGGCCGCCCTCGCCCTTGGCTACCTGAGCAACGAGGAGTTCGACCGCTGGGTGCGCCCCGAGCAGATGCTGCAGCCCGGCGCGCAGGGCTGA